A section of the Gloeobacter violaceus PCC 7421 genome encodes:
- a CDS encoding SAM-dependent methyltransferase: MVDIFHKSSIPLNRYFELRTAVKESKMSGSLIVVGTGIRAGHLSQEAISAVRTADAVAYCIAEPLTRLLVDELRKEAAKPVAEDLHRFYADGKPRTQTYHQMVARILELVRLDLQVAAVFYGHPGVFAYPSHESIRQARAEGYPAEMLPGISAVDCLFADLGVDPATAGCQMLEATDFLLRRRHLDTACGVVLWQIGCVGHGDYQGSGYDLRYIPMLVEALLAFYPPEHEVVVYQAAHFAMCDPIVECVAIAEMLKASITAVSTLYIPPLLVPAIDSQVLKKFDIATFRGTEG, from the coding sequence ATGGTAGATATTTTCCACAAAAGTAGCATACCGCTAAATCGATATTTCGAACTTAGAACCGCTGTCAAGGAGTCAAAAATGTCAGGGTCTCTGATCGTGGTGGGCACCGGCATCCGGGCTGGGCACCTCTCCCAGGAAGCCATCAGTGCTGTTCGGACAGCCGATGCTGTTGCTTACTGCATTGCCGAACCGCTTACTCGCCTATTGGTCGATGAGCTTCGCAAAGAAGCTGCCAAGCCCGTCGCCGAAGATCTGCACCGTTTTTACGCCGATGGCAAGCCTAGAACGCAGACCTACCACCAGATGGTGGCCCGAATCCTGGAACTGGTGCGCCTGGACTTGCAGGTGGCGGCCGTCTTTTACGGCCATCCGGGGGTTTTCGCCTATCCCTCCCACGAATCGATTCGCCAAGCCCGTGCGGAGGGCTACCCGGCCGAGATGCTGCCGGGAATTTCGGCGGTCGATTGTCTGTTTGCCGATCTGGGCGTAGACCCGGCCACGGCGGGCTGCCAGATGCTGGAGGCTACCGATTTTTTGTTGCGTCGTCGTCACCTTGACACAGCCTGTGGCGTGGTACTGTGGCAAATTGGTTGCGTCGGTCATGGGGATTATCAGGGCAGCGGATACGACCTGCGCTACATACCGATGCTGGTAGAGGCTTTGCTGGCGTTCTATCCGCCGGAACACGAAGTGGTCGTCTACCAGGCGGCGCACTTTGCCATGTGTGATCCGATCGTTGAATGCGTTGCCATTGCTGAGATGCTCAAGGCCAGCATCACCGCCGTCTCGACGCTATACATCCCCCCGCTGTTGGTGCCTGCAATCGATTCACAAGTGCTTAAAAAATTCGATATTGCGACATTTCGGGGAACCGAAGGCTAG
- a CDS encoding ATP-binding protein, whose amino-acid sequence MLSSAELEACFSRSPWKFVAAVPIFCNGTLAGNLWICDEQERLLSAAQSALLEHAAGLVGERLEAEERLDEIHQRNLMYEKYIEMAPDQIGLLDSELRTLTVNAALSRFSGMPKEWILGKSLWEMGIPESILAQMADWEQLIRRVFETGEPGTTSFAYSVGDASCKLYCYSLAVPQFNCRGEVVAVLNITYDRAALEMPFNPEDWAGMGEQLMREVAAHRVTQEELARLNAELEERVRERTVRYKLLNQKLRAEIGERQRIEVELQAAQARAEAAARAKSDFLAAASHELRTPMHGIISMTDLLLESDLGAEQRELAAIIGYCGETMLSLINNILDISKIEAGRMELDVVPFELPRLIDSVVAMFAEQLRSKDLRLQVLIDPEVPAQLEGDPVRLAQVLTNLVGNSLKFTPRGQIAIRVHPAAQGGDDLRLRFEVVDTGIGMAPETTGRLFQSFFQADTSTTRKYGGTGLGLAISRQLVELMGGQIGVESRLEQGSTFWFVLPLKVSAPVEPPPPSAPMTVRLPQYGPILIVEDNAVNQKVLLRHLERLGCGAEVAETGAEALTVLASRSFALVLMDCQMPVMDGFQATAEIRRREDSARRTPIVGITANASAGVYDLCLAAGMDDCLIKPVRRDQLTAAIERWALPVVGTEWATG is encoded by the coding sequence GTGCTGTCCAGCGCTGAACTAGAAGCATGCTTCAGCCGGTCACCCTGGAAATTCGTGGCGGCGGTGCCGATTTTCTGCAACGGGACGCTGGCGGGCAACCTCTGGATCTGCGATGAGCAAGAGCGGTTGCTGAGCGCAGCACAGAGCGCGCTACTGGAGCACGCCGCCGGGCTGGTGGGCGAGCGTTTGGAGGCGGAGGAGCGTCTTGACGAGATTCATCAACGCAACTTGATGTACGAAAAGTACATCGAGATGGCCCCCGATCAAATTGGGCTGCTAGACAGCGAGCTGCGCACTTTGACCGTCAACGCTGCTTTATCCCGTTTTTCGGGAATGCCCAAAGAATGGATCCTGGGCAAGAGCCTATGGGAGATGGGCATTCCCGAGTCGATCCTTGCCCAGATGGCCGATTGGGAGCAGCTGATCCGCAGGGTATTCGAGACCGGCGAGCCGGGCACTACCAGCTTTGCCTACAGTGTGGGGGACGCAAGCTGCAAGCTTTACTGCTACAGTCTCGCGGTGCCCCAGTTCAACTGTCGAGGCGAGGTGGTGGCAGTACTGAACATCACCTACGATCGCGCCGCCCTCGAGATGCCCTTCAATCCGGAGGATTGGGCGGGCATGGGGGAGCAGTTGATGCGCGAGGTGGCGGCCCACCGGGTCACCCAGGAGGAACTCGCCAGGTTGAATGCCGAACTGGAGGAGCGCGTCAGGGAACGGACCGTTCGCTACAAGTTGCTCAACCAGAAACTGCGGGCGGAAATCGGCGAACGGCAGCGCATCGAAGTTGAGTTGCAGGCGGCCCAGGCGCGGGCGGAGGCCGCCGCCAGGGCCAAAAGCGATTTTCTTGCCGCCGCAAGCCATGAATTGCGCACGCCGATGCACGGAATCATCAGCATGACCGATCTGCTGCTGGAAAGCGATTTAGGAGCCGAGCAGCGAGAACTGGCCGCCATTATCGGTTACTGCGGTGAGACGATGCTGAGTTTGATCAACAACATCCTCGATATATCTAAAATCGAGGCGGGCCGCATGGAACTCGACGTCGTTCCCTTCGAGTTGCCTCGGTTGATCGATTCGGTGGTGGCCATGTTTGCCGAGCAGTTGCGCAGCAAAGACCTGCGATTGCAGGTGCTCATCGACCCCGAGGTGCCGGCACAACTGGAGGGCGATCCGGTGCGGCTGGCGCAGGTTCTGACCAATCTGGTGGGTAACTCCTTGAAATTTACACCGCGCGGCCAGATAGCCATTCGGGTCCACCCTGCGGCGCAGGGGGGCGACGATTTGCGGCTGCGCTTTGAAGTCGTCGACACGGGGATCGGCATGGCTCCGGAGACGACCGGCCGCCTGTTCCAGTCGTTTTTTCAAGCCGATACTTCCACCACCCGCAAGTACGGCGGCACGGGATTAGGACTTGCCATCTCCAGGCAGCTCGTCGAGTTGATGGGCGGGCAGATCGGTGTCGAGAGCCGTCTGGAGCAAGGTTCGACGTTTTGGTTTGTGTTGCCGCTCAAAGTTTCGGCTCCGGTCGAACCGCCGCCGCCGAGCGCACCCATGACGGTGCGGCTGCCCCAGTACGGGCCGATTTTGATCGTCGAAGACAACGCCGTCAATCAAAAGGTGCTGCTGCGGCACCTCGAGCGGCTCGGCTGCGGGGCGGAGGTGGCCGAGACCGGCGCGGAGGCCCTCACCGTGCTGGCGAGCCGCTCCTTTGCGCTGGTGCTGATGGATTGCCAGATGCCGGTCATGGACGGCTTCCAGGCCACCGCCGAGATCCGCAGACGCGAAGACTCGGCCCGGCGCACCCCCATCGTGGGCATCACCGCCAACGCCAGCGCCGGGGTGTACGATCTGTGTCTGGCGGCGGGTATGGACGACTGTTTGATCAAGCCGGTACGCCGCGATCAGTTGACCGCCGCCATCGAGCGCTGGGCGCTTCCGGTGGTGGGGACTGAGTGGGCCACCGGCTGA
- the dnaB gene encoding replicative DNA helicase — MTSSELDLRIEERLPPQNIDAEETILGGLMMDPEALTRVVEHLRPEAFYVESHQIIYRAALALHAQGRPTDLLTLSAWLEDNKLTEKIGGRTYLRRLTDAAINTINIDGYGRLVSDKYALRMLIRAGQEIAALGFDSATEIPKLLDRAEQTLFAVTQERVQRSLVPASEVLMNIFEQLETRYQDGSNVFGIPTHFYDLDNYTQGLQPSDLIIVAGRPGMGKCCAADTPIADPVTGALVTIEEIYRRGEAGKLVEVLTLLGDGRLARVEPSHFVDDGIKPVYRVRTGLGREVKTTLTHPYLTPTGWKPLAEIAAGARIAVPCRIPVFGSESLPPKEISLLCSRATRDNRIPDPVFRLPRAQLVAFLKQLCITADSARVSDRTVEFTSPSKSFCHQLQHLLLRLGVLSALREVSGIFYLDIKPAAETPIKPASLWSQDLAHHCDLHWDEIASIEYVGNEQVYDLTVPVTHNFVAADICLHNTAFSLSIAQRIAQKAGLPAVVFSLEMSKEQLVQRLLCSEAGVESHRLRAARISENEWQRIGQAIGELASIPLYIDDSPNATVTEIRSKARRLQAEQGGRLGLVMIDYLQLMEGAGSDNRVQELSKITRGLKGLARELRVPVMALSQLSRSVEARTNKRPMLSDLRESGSIEQDADIVLMLYRDDYYNPDSPDRNIAEVNIVKHRNGPTGTVKLLFENQFTRFLNLTSGNH, encoded by the coding sequence ATGACCTCATCCGAACTCGACCTGCGCATCGAAGAGCGCCTGCCGCCCCAAAACATCGATGCGGAGGAGACGATTCTGGGGGGACTGATGATGGATCCGGAGGCGCTCACCCGCGTCGTCGAACACCTGAGACCCGAGGCGTTCTACGTCGAGTCGCACCAGATCATCTACCGCGCCGCCCTGGCGCTGCACGCTCAGGGAAGACCCACCGACCTGCTCACCCTGAGTGCCTGGCTCGAAGATAACAAGCTCACCGAAAAGATCGGGGGCCGCACCTACCTGCGCCGCCTCACCGACGCCGCCATCAATACGATCAACATCGACGGCTACGGCCGCCTGGTATCGGACAAGTACGCCCTGCGCATGCTCATCCGCGCCGGCCAGGAAATCGCCGCCCTCGGTTTCGATAGCGCCACCGAGATTCCAAAGCTGCTCGATCGAGCCGAACAAACGCTCTTTGCCGTTACCCAGGAGCGGGTGCAACGCTCGCTGGTGCCCGCCTCCGAAGTGCTCATGAACATCTTCGAGCAACTGGAGACCCGCTACCAGGACGGCAGCAACGTCTTCGGCATCCCCACCCACTTCTACGATCTCGACAACTACACCCAGGGCCTGCAGCCGTCCGATCTGATTATCGTCGCGGGCCGCCCCGGCATGGGCAAGTGCTGCGCAGCCGATACCCCCATCGCCGATCCGGTCACCGGCGCGCTGGTCACCATCGAAGAAATCTACCGCCGCGGTGAGGCCGGAAAATTGGTGGAAGTGCTGACGCTGTTGGGCGACGGCAGACTGGCCCGCGTCGAACCGAGTCACTTCGTAGACGACGGCATCAAGCCGGTCTACCGCGTGCGCACCGGCCTCGGGCGCGAGGTGAAGACGACCCTGACCCACCCCTACCTGACCCCGACCGGCTGGAAGCCCCTCGCCGAAATCGCCGCCGGGGCGCGCATTGCTGTGCCCTGCCGCATCCCGGTTTTCGGCAGCGAGAGTCTGCCGCCCAAAGAAATCTCGCTGTTGTGCAGCCGGGCCACCCGGGATAACCGCATCCCCGACCCGGTTTTTCGGCTGCCGAGGGCGCAACTGGTCGCTTTTTTGAAGCAGCTCTGCATCACCGCCGACTCCGCCCGGGTGAGCGACCGGACCGTCGAATTTACTTCACCCTCCAAGTCTTTTTGCCACCAACTGCAGCATCTGCTGTTGCGCCTCGGGGTGCTCTCGGCTCTGCGCGAGGTGTCCGGGATATTTTATCTGGATATCAAACCCGCCGCTGAAACGCCAATCAAACCCGCCAGCCTTTGGAGCCAGGATCTCGCTCACCATTGCGACCTCCACTGGGATGAAATTGCGTCCATCGAGTATGTGGGAAACGAGCAGGTCTACGACCTGACGGTGCCCGTCACCCACAACTTTGTCGCAGCCGATATCTGTCTGCACAACACCGCCTTTTCCCTATCGATCGCCCAGCGTATCGCCCAAAAAGCCGGTTTGCCGGCGGTGGTCTTCAGTCTGGAAATGTCCAAAGAACAACTCGTCCAGCGCCTGCTGTGCTCGGAAGCGGGTGTCGAAAGCCATCGGCTGCGGGCGGCGCGCATCAGCGAAAACGAATGGCAACGCATCGGCCAGGCCATCGGTGAACTGGCCAGTATTCCCCTCTACATCGACGATTCTCCGAACGCAACCGTCACCGAAATCCGCTCCAAGGCCCGTCGCCTGCAGGCCGAGCAGGGCGGACGATTGGGACTGGTGATGATCGATTACTTGCAATTGATGGAAGGGGCAGGATCCGACAACCGCGTCCAGGAGCTGTCGAAAATCACCCGCGGTCTCAAGGGCCTAGCCCGCGAGTTGCGCGTGCCGGTAATGGCCCTCTCGCAGCTATCGCGCAGCGTCGAAGCGCGCACAAACAAGCGGCCCATGTTGTCGGACTTGAGAGAATCGGGGTCCATAGAACAAGACGCCGATATCGTCTTAATGCTCTACCGCGACGACTACTACAACCCCGACTCACCGGATCGCAACATTGCAGAAGTCAATATCGTCAAACATCGCAACGGTCCCACCGGTACCGTGAAATTGCTCTTCGAAAATCAGTTCACCCGGTTTTTAAACCTGACTTCCGGCAACCACTGA
- a CDS encoding isoaspartyl peptidase/L-asparaginase → MPRPGLIIHGGLGATEAEQSSRQVRREALQEILKDAHEVLKNGGARQAVVRACELLEDCPLFNAGTGATIQRDGQIRLSCALMDGREHRFSGLVNARYLKNPIRLAEQLQNRVDRLLDPQGAELLARALGEAVHEPALPEVIRRWADERFEGQYAGTHGTVGAAAVDGEGGLAAATSTGGRFMAGVGRVSDSCTPAGNYATDRCAVSCTGHGEDILDEALAARIAIRVDDGMSLQRAFERSFAEAESRGRDFAAIAVDSDGHTCWSVTMGILVAAYFDGKGEFRATF, encoded by the coding sequence ATGCCACGGCCAGGACTGATTATTCATGGTGGACTTGGGGCGACCGAGGCGGAGCAATCGAGCCGACAGGTGCGCCGCGAGGCGCTGCAGGAGATTCTCAAAGACGCCCATGAGGTGCTCAAAAACGGCGGTGCCCGCCAGGCGGTGGTGCGCGCCTGTGAACTCCTCGAAGATTGCCCGCTCTTTAACGCGGGTACCGGCGCCACCATCCAGCGCGACGGCCAGATTCGCCTCAGTTGCGCGCTGATGGACGGTCGGGAGCACCGCTTCAGCGGCCTGGTCAACGCCCGTTACCTCAAAAACCCGATTCGCCTGGCCGAGCAGCTGCAAAACCGCGTCGACCGGCTTCTCGATCCGCAGGGTGCCGAGCTATTGGCCCGCGCCCTCGGAGAAGCGGTGCACGAACCGGCCTTACCGGAGGTGATCCGGCGCTGGGCGGACGAGCGCTTCGAGGGGCAGTACGCGGGCACCCACGGCACGGTGGGGGCGGCGGCGGTGGACGGCGAAGGCGGGCTTGCCGCCGCTACTTCCACGGGCGGTCGCTTCATGGCCGGGGTGGGGCGGGTGAGCGATTCGTGCACACCGGCGGGCAACTACGCCACCGACCGCTGCGCGGTGAGCTGCACCGGCCACGGCGAGGACATCCTCGACGAAGCGCTCGCCGCGCGCATCGCCATCCGGGTGGACGACGGGATGAGCCTTCAGCGAGCTTTCGAGCGCTCCTTCGCCGAGGCCGAATCGCGCGGGCGCGACTTTGCCGCCATCGCCGTCGACAGCGACGGCCATACATGCTGGTCGGTCACCATGGGCATCCTGGTGGCGGCGTACTTCGATGGCAAGGGAGAGTTTCGGGCGACATTCTGA
- a CDS encoding YdeI/OmpD-associated family protein, producing MTSASPSSGRSKMVDFERVLVTSRAEWRGWLTDNHTRTKSIWLVTYKKRSGMPHVPYDVVVEEALCFGWIDSRPGKLDERRSMLLLSPRRSGSPWSKINKARVERLIEQGLMTAVGMQKIEQAQADSSWSVLDGVESLVIPSDLAAALAENSQAAVYFAAFSPSSKKGILQWIQSAKREETRRKRIAETIELAANNIKANFPRKA from the coding sequence ATGACTTCCGCCTCACCCTCCTCGGGGCGTTCAAAGATGGTCGATTTCGAGAGGGTGCTGGTCACCAGCCGCGCGGAATGGCGGGGGTGGCTTACCGATAACCACACCCGTACCAAAAGCATTTGGCTGGTCACCTACAAAAAACGCAGCGGCATGCCCCATGTGCCCTACGACGTCGTCGTCGAGGAGGCGCTGTGCTTCGGTTGGATCGACAGCCGCCCCGGCAAACTGGACGAGCGGCGCAGCATGCTGTTGCTCTCGCCGCGTCGTTCGGGCAGTCCCTGGTCAAAAATCAACAAAGCGCGGGTGGAGCGACTTATCGAGCAGGGCTTGATGACCGCTGTGGGAATGCAAAAAATCGAGCAGGCTCAGGCCGACAGCTCCTGGTCAGTACTCGACGGGGTGGAGTCGCTGGTGATCCCGAGCGATTTAGCGGCGGCCCTGGCGGAAAATTCCCAGGCGGCGGTCTACTTCGCGGCCTTCAGTCCCTCGTCAAAAAAAGGCATATTGCAGTGGATCCAAAGCGCCAAACGCGAGGAAACCCGGCGCAAGCGCATCGCTGAAACTATTGAACTGGCTGCGAACAACATCAAAGCGAATTTTCCGCGTAAAGCCTGA
- a CDS encoding dockerin type I domain-containing protein, which produces MFRILLLIALLALPPGAALAAEAGDIDGDGRVDAGDIQAIDAYLEGAVVLQDSQIASADADGDGKITRRDRDLLKRRVDGVALKGEARVGDGGGGKIDLTSADSGVVTDKETGRPLAGVDVSLPDEGITVRTDSEGRFKLPKATGGKILTAKANNYAPFSLSAATGSPGGGFNLELERLSPRLQVIDDELHHLGDDRFGSGSANATDFRLRAEGIAYVRTFTLKNQPTGDMILRIGSVIGLDTPQSAAAGQTQVAFFGTEQDGLRVYLNGNMIKQIYINGDNIPVKLPRWLLNSGKNELRIETHAFNQPAFMSAGGLAGLLGAFGIGGMGMMAGAGIVDHDDLEFAHLVLEDSAGRPQEFSSRGRVYGGETPRGGEVYTPQVRP; this is translated from the coding sequence ATGTTCCGGATTCTCCTTTTGATTGCTCTGCTGGCCCTGCCGCCCGGTGCGGCTTTGGCTGCCGAAGCCGGTGACATCGACGGCGACGGCCGCGTCGATGCCGGGGACATCCAGGCTATCGACGCCTACCTTGAAGGTGCTGTCGTCCTGCAGGACAGCCAGATAGCAAGTGCTGACGCCGACGGGGACGGCAAGATCACCCGGCGCGACCGCGACCTGCTCAAGCGCCGCGTCGATGGGGTGGCCCTCAAGGGTGAGGCCCGCGTGGGCGACGGCGGCGGCGGCAAGATCGATCTCACCAGCGCCGACAGTGGCGTGGTCACCGACAAGGAGACCGGCCGGCCCCTCGCCGGGGTGGACGTGTCGCTGCCCGACGAAGGGATTACCGTGCGCACCGACAGCGAGGGCCGCTTCAAGCTGCCCAAGGCGACCGGCGGCAAGATCCTCACCGCCAAGGCCAACAACTACGCGCCTTTTTCGCTCTCGGCGGCCACCGGTTCTCCCGGCGGCGGTTTCAACCTGGAGCTGGAGCGCCTGTCTCCCAGACTGCAGGTAATCGACGACGAATTGCACCACCTGGGCGACGACCGCTTCGGCAGCGGTTCGGCCAACGCCACCGATTTTCGCCTGCGCGCCGAGGGGATCGCCTACGTGCGCACTTTCACCCTCAAAAACCAGCCCACCGGCGACATGATTTTGCGCATCGGCTCGGTGATCGGCCTCGATACGCCGCAGTCCGCCGCCGCGGGTCAGACCCAGGTAGCCTTCTTCGGCACCGAACAGGACGGCCTGCGCGTCTACCTCAACGGCAACATGATCAAACAAATCTATATCAATGGCGACAACATCCCCGTCAAGTTGCCGCGCTGGCTGCTCAACTCCGGCAAGAACGAACTGCGCATCGAGACCCACGCCTTCAACCAGCCCGCTTTCATGTCCGCCGGGGGATTGGCGGGATTGTTGGGCGCCTTTGGCATCGGCGGCATGGGCATGATGGCGGGAGCAGGCATTGTCGATCACGACGACCTTGAATTTGCCCACCTGGTGCTCGAAGACAGCGCCGGCCGTCCCCAGGAATTCAGTTCCCGCGGCCGGGTCTACGGCGGCGAGACTCCCCGCGGGGGCGAGGTCTATACTCCCCAGGTGCGTCCATGA
- a CDS encoding rhodanese-like domain-containing protein: MDHSPDFMKLVADAKTRVRECKIAEVRERQARGENFHLVDVREDSEWQAGHIPGARHIGKGVIERDIEQAIPERAAPIVLYCGGGYRSALAADSLQKMGYTAVVSMDGGMRGWREAGYAEQRP; the protein is encoded by the coding sequence ATGGATCATTCCCCGGACTTTATGAAACTGGTGGCCGACGCCAAAACCCGCGTCCGCGAATGCAAGATTGCCGAGGTGCGCGAGCGGCAGGCGCGGGGCGAAAATTTTCACCTGGTGGATGTGCGCGAAGATTCTGAATGGCAGGCGGGACATATTCCCGGCGCCAGGCACATCGGCAAAGGCGTGATCGAACGCGACATCGAACAGGCGATTCCCGAGCGCGCCGCGCCGATTGTGCTCTACTGCGGCGGCGGCTACCGCTCGGCGTTGGCGGCGGACAGCCTGCAAAAAATGGGCTACACCGCGGTCGTCTCGATGGACGGCGGCATGCGCGGCTGGCGCGAAGCGGGCTATGCGGAACAGAGACCCTGA
- a CDS encoding Uma2 family endonuclease, with protein sequence MSVVPNPPRRNTIEIANDAAAPFDPQRWIATMSGGLTAALGDSAQILVASDLTWFPLADDPAVRIVPDLFVVFGRPAGSRGAYYQWQEDHIAPQVVFELVSPVESLTQAAKEFAFYDRHGVEEYYLYDPLKEDICGWLRYENRLEVIDPVQGWLSPRLGLRFEITREGLTLLLPGGAPIAAEAQREHERALALQQLEEERQRANLERLRAERLAEQLRTLGIDPDKL encoded by the coding sequence GTGTCCGTTGTCCCCAATCCGCCCAGGCGCAACACCATCGAGATTGCAAACGACGCTGCGGCCCCCTTTGACCCTCAGCGCTGGATTGCGACGATGAGCGGGGGGCTCACCGCCGCTCTGGGCGACAGCGCACAGATACTGGTGGCAAGCGACCTTACCTGGTTCCCGCTCGCGGACGACCCGGCGGTGCGCATTGTCCCTGACCTGTTTGTGGTCTTCGGTCGCCCGGCGGGTTCGCGTGGGGCGTACTACCAGTGGCAGGAGGACCATATCGCTCCCCAGGTGGTCTTCGAGCTGGTCTCGCCGGTCGAATCGCTCACCCAGGCGGCCAAAGAATTCGCCTTCTACGACCGCCACGGCGTCGAGGAGTACTACCTTTACGACCCGCTCAAAGAGGACATCTGCGGCTGGTTGCGCTACGAAAACCGGCTGGAAGTCATCGATCCTGTGCAAGGCTGGCTGAGCCCGCGCCTGGGCTTGCGTTTCGAGATCACCCGCGAGGGACTGACGCTGCTGCTTCCCGGCGGCGCGCCAATCGCCGCTGAGGCGCAACGGGAGCACGAGCGCGCCCTGGCATTGCAGCAACTGGAGGAGGAGCGCCAACGGGCCAATCTCGAACGGCTGCGCGCCGAGCGCCTTGCCGAGCAACTGCGCACTCTGGGTATCGACCCGGATAAGCTCTAA
- a CDS encoding CsbD family protein, with amino-acid sequence MGIDKRAEATAKDVQGKAQEAWGDLTDDPKLELEGKAKQVEASAEHKKEDLKDQAHRTIDNV; translated from the coding sequence ATGGGAATTGACAAACGTGCCGAAGCGACCGCCAAGGATGTGCAAGGCAAGGCTCAGGAAGCCTGGGGCGACCTGACCGACGATCCGAAGCTGGAGCTTGAGGGTAAGGCCAAGCAGGTGGAAGCTTCGGCTGAGCACAAGAAAGAAGATCTCAAAGATCAGGCCCACCGGACGATCGATAACGTCTGA